One Polynucleobacter sp. MWH-Spelu-300-X4 genomic window carries:
- a CDS encoding ABC transporter ATP-binding protein: MVLIQTRDLVKTYGVGEQIVHALDGVSIDINEGEFVAIVGASGSGKSTFMNMIGCLDKPTSGTYHLAGEDVEAMDDDALADLRNRRIGFVFQQFNLLPRTSAIENVSLPLLYAREGNLAGLTKEQRYEHAKVRLEQVGLGERLFNTPAQLSGGQQQRVAIARALVNDPNLILADEPTGALDSKTSAEVMALLTELNHQGMTVVVVTHEPDVAAYANRTITFKDGKVISDVAKEKMATTATIIKQTSATKGDFL; encoded by the coding sequence ATGGTTCTCATACAAACACGCGACTTAGTTAAAACCTATGGAGTGGGTGAGCAGATTGTTCACGCACTTGATGGGGTATCGATTGATATCAATGAAGGCGAGTTTGTGGCGATTGTGGGTGCTTCAGGTTCTGGTAAATCCACGTTCATGAACATGATTGGTTGTTTAGATAAGCCAACGAGTGGTACTTACCATTTGGCCGGTGAAGATGTTGAAGCGATGGATGATGATGCTTTAGCTGATTTGCGTAATCGACGTATTGGTTTTGTTTTTCAACAATTCAATTTATTACCAAGAACATCAGCTATTGAAAATGTTTCATTACCCTTGCTTTACGCTAGGGAAGGTAATTTGGCAGGTCTGACTAAAGAGCAGCGTTATGAGCATGCGAAGGTTCGTTTAGAGCAAGTGGGTTTAGGTGAACGTTTATTTAACACGCCGGCACAACTCTCAGGTGGGCAACAGCAGCGTGTAGCAATCGCGAGAGCTTTGGTTAATGACCCCAATCTCATTTTGGCAGATGAGCCCACGGGAGCTTTAGACTCTAAAACGAGTGCTGAAGTAATGGCTCTACTAACAGAGCTCAATCATCAAGGTATGACCGTGGTGGTGGTGACTCACGAACCAGATGTGGCTGCTTATGCCAATCGCACCATTACTTTTAAAGATGGCAAAGTTATTTCTGATGTGGCTAAAGAAAAAATGGCAACAACAGCAACAATAATCAAACAAACATCAGCAACAAAGGGAGACTTTTTATGA
- a CDS encoding ABC transporter permease translates to MNLPIALQALKVNKLRSALTMLGIIIGVAAVIVMIAVGSGAQARVKEQIAGLGSNLMILWPGSVTTAGVRGGTGTAQTLVEDDAWAVMREISEVQVAAPTQRGSGQIVWNNTNWLAAIVGATPEYFETRDWVLVSGRMFEPGELSSAGKVAIIGQTVANELFGEEDPIDQVIRVRGVPFTVIGLLDKKGQNMMGQDQDDLVVLPLSTARNKIFGALPGRIGRVSTIFIKARDGADMKAAEEKIQDLLRQRHRLGVNTPDDFTLRNLTEILQAQEASSKVMSILLAAVASVSLLVGGIGIMNIMLVSVTERTREIGLRLAVGARGQDILSQFLVEAITLSTIGGVLGILLGGLGTWLVAVLAEWRVELSILSIMLAVGFSAMIGIFFGYYPARKAAAMQPIQALRYE, encoded by the coding sequence ATGAACCTCCCCATAGCTCTTCAAGCCCTTAAAGTTAATAAGTTACGTTCAGCTTTGACGATGTTGGGCATCATCATTGGTGTGGCTGCTGTGATTGTCATGATTGCGGTTGGTAGTGGTGCGCAAGCGCGCGTCAAAGAACAGATTGCTGGCCTTGGATCTAATTTAATGATTTTGTGGCCGGGCTCAGTGACCACAGCAGGGGTGAGGGGTGGCACAGGAACAGCTCAAACTCTCGTGGAGGATGATGCATGGGCTGTCATGCGTGAGATATCTGAAGTGCAAGTCGCAGCTCCTACGCAACGAGGTAGTGGTCAAATTGTTTGGAACAACACCAACTGGTTAGCCGCGATTGTTGGGGCAACCCCAGAATATTTTGAGACGCGTGATTGGGTGCTGGTTTCTGGACGCATGTTTGAGCCAGGTGAGTTATCTAGTGCGGGTAAGGTAGCCATTATTGGCCAAACGGTTGCTAATGAATTATTTGGTGAGGAAGATCCCATTGATCAAGTTATCCGTGTGCGTGGAGTGCCTTTTACGGTGATTGGTCTTTTAGATAAAAAAGGCCAAAACATGATGGGGCAAGATCAGGATGATCTGGTGGTTTTGCCTCTATCAACAGCACGTAACAAAATATTTGGGGCTTTACCGGGACGTATTGGTCGAGTCAGCACCATCTTTATTAAGGCTCGTGATGGCGCAGATATGAAAGCCGCGGAAGAGAAGATACAAGACTTATTACGTCAACGACATCGCTTAGGGGTTAATACTCCTGATGATTTTACTTTGCGTAATCTGACAGAAATATTGCAAGCTCAAGAAGCTTCTAGCAAAGTGATGTCCATTCTCTTAGCAGCAGTTGCTTCTGTGAGTTTATTGGTGGGTGGTATTGGCATCATGAACATCATGTTAGTTTCTGTGACAGAACGAACGAGGGAGATTGGTTTACGTTTAGCAGTAGGTGCTAGAGGTCAAGATATCTTGTCGCAGTTCTTAGTTGAAGCAATTACCTTATCCACGATTGGTGGTGTATTGGGCATTCTTTTGGGTGGTTTAGGAACTTGGTTAGTAGCTGTGTTAGCTGAATGGCGAGTAGAACTTTCTATTTTGTCGATTATGTTGGCAGTTGGCTTCTCCGCCATGATTGGTATCTTCTTTGGTTACTACCCTGCACGTAAAGCAGCGGCTATGCAGCCAATACAAGCATTGAGATACGAATAA
- a CDS encoding undecaprenyl-diphosphate phosphatase, with protein sequence MDINLLIQTIILGLVEGLTEFLPISSTGHLILVGDLLNFNDEKGKAFEVIIQFGAILAVCWEYRQKLITVVAGLASKPLAQRFAINVIIATIPAITLALLFGKFIKSVLFSPIPVAMAFIVGALIIFWAESIQKNKSSISNNRIQTIDDLRWQDALKIGLAQCAALIPGTSRSGATIIGGMLFGLPRKVATEFSFFLAIPVIAGATLYELIKLRHVLGETSWATFGPVLAVGFVVSFISAFACIRWLIRYVASHDFKAFAWYRIVFGVVVLVTAWTGIVQWSN encoded by the coding sequence ATGGATATCAATTTATTAATTCAAACAATTATTTTGGGTTTGGTAGAAGGTTTAACCGAATTCCTTCCTATTTCAAGTACGGGTCATCTCATTCTAGTTGGTGACTTACTTAATTTTAATGACGAAAAGGGCAAAGCCTTTGAGGTCATTATTCAGTTTGGCGCAATCTTGGCGGTTTGTTGGGAATATCGTCAGAAATTAATCACTGTGGTGGCTGGGTTAGCTTCTAAACCTTTGGCGCAACGTTTTGCCATCAATGTCATCATCGCTACGATCCCAGCTATTACCTTGGCGCTCTTGTTTGGTAAATTTATTAAGAGTGTTTTGTTCTCGCCGATTCCTGTGGCAATGGCTTTCATTGTTGGTGCCCTCATTATTTTCTGGGCGGAATCTATTCAGAAGAACAAATCATCGATATCTAATAATCGTATTCAGACAATTGATGATCTACGTTGGCAAGATGCCTTAAAAATTGGTTTAGCGCAGTGTGCGGCTTTAATTCCAGGAACATCACGTTCAGGCGCCACGATTATTGGTGGCATGTTATTTGGCTTGCCTCGTAAAGTCGCCACCGAGTTCTCTTTCTTCTTGGCGATTCCGGTGATTGCTGGAGCGACTCTTTATGAGTTGATTAAGTTACGCCATGTTTTAGGTGAAACATCGTGGGCCACCTTTGGTCCTGTATTGGCTGTTGGTTTTGTTGTTTCTTTTATTTCAGCATTTGCTTGTATTCGTTGGTTGATACGCTATGTTGCTTCACATGACTTCAAAGCCTTTGCTTGGTACCGCATTGTGTTTGGTGTAGTCGTTTTGGTGACGGCTTGGACGGGCATAGTTCAGTGGTCCAATTAA
- the trmB gene encoding tRNA (guanosine(46)-N7)-methyltransferase TrmB, which translates to MSENKNTELVDSLPQDDAKHERVTSAQYLHRIKSFVLRTGRLTPGQEKAIETLGPAYLLPYTGQAINWNQSFNQTTPTARPKILEIGFGMGETTAKIALARPEDDFLAIEVHEPGVGALLKLIGEQGQTNLRLMRHDAVEVVENMIPEGFLDGVHVYFPDPWHKKRHNKRRLIQPKFVELLSSRIKSGGYWHLATDWQEYAEQMMEVLSAESTLENTGTLAGGYAERPGYRPVTKFENRGLRLGHGVWDLVFRKK; encoded by the coding sequence ATGTCTGAAAATAAAAACACCGAGCTGGTTGATTCATTGCCACAAGATGATGCAAAACATGAGCGTGTTACATCTGCCCAATATTTACATCGTATTAAATCGTTTGTTCTTAGAACTGGTCGATTAACGCCGGGTCAAGAAAAAGCTATTGAAACTCTAGGGCCAGCATATTTACTACCCTACACAGGTCAAGCGATTAATTGGAATCAATCTTTTAATCAGACAACACCGACAGCAAGACCAAAGATCTTGGAGATTGGTTTTGGTATGGGGGAGACCACCGCCAAAATTGCGCTAGCTAGACCTGAAGATGATTTTCTGGCCATTGAGGTGCATGAGCCTGGGGTGGGTGCTCTATTAAAACTGATTGGTGAACAAGGGCAAACCAATTTACGTTTGATGCGCCATGATGCTGTTGAAGTAGTTGAGAACATGATTCCTGAGGGGTTCTTAGATGGTGTGCATGTTTACTTCCCAGACCCTTGGCATAAAAAGCGCCATAACAAACGTCGTCTCATTCAACCTAAATTTGTTGAGTTATTAAGTAGTCGTATCAAATCAGGTGGCTACTGGCACTTGGCAACTGATTGGCAAGAGTATGCCGAGCAAATGATGGAAGTCTTAAGTGCTGAGTCGACTTTAGAAAACACAGGCACTCTAGCAGGTGGCTATGCTGAGAGACCTGGTTATAGACCGGTTACTAAGTTTGAAAACCGAGGCCTGCGTTTAGGTCACGGTGTTTGGGATTTGGTGTTTAGGAAAAAGTAG